One Cryobacterium psychrophilum DNA segment encodes these proteins:
- the ybeY gene encoding rRNA maturation RNase YbeY — translation MSIEINNESAIDVDEATILRLSAFALDTMHVHADADLAIVLVDEGAMEQLHVQWMDEPGPTDVLSFPMDELRPGTEEAPTPPGLLGDIVLCPQVAQSQAETAGHPTLDELLLLTTHGILHLLGFDHAEPEEEKEMFGIQRDILLGFTMQERHRG, via the coding sequence GTGAGTATTGAAATAAACAACGAGTCGGCCATCGACGTCGACGAAGCCACCATCCTGCGACTGTCGGCCTTCGCGCTCGACACCATGCACGTGCATGCCGACGCCGATTTGGCGATTGTGCTCGTCGATGAGGGGGCGATGGAACAGCTCCACGTGCAGTGGATGGACGAGCCGGGGCCCACAGACGTGCTGAGCTTCCCCATGGACGAGTTGCGGCCGGGTACGGAAGAGGCCCCGACACCACCCGGGCTGCTTGGCGACATTGTGCTGTGCCCCCAGGTCGCTCAATCGCAGGCGGAAACGGCAGGGCACCCGACCCTCGACGAGCTCCTGCTCCTGACCACCCACGGAATCCTGCACCTGCTCGGCTTCGACCACGCCGAGCCCGAGGAAGAAAAGGAGATGTTCGGGATCCAGCGAGACATTCTGCTCGGCTTCACGATGCAGGAACGACACCGCGGCTGA
- a CDS encoding hemolysin family protein, whose translation MLIGWFLAAAIFLIAFAGLMAAVDAAITAQSRADIAGLVTTARAKLSLRAIAADMGAHLNAINFMRIIAETTAAVLVTLVFATSIERLGLALLLSAFIMTAVSFVLVGASPRSVGRAHPVRLLRSSALLVHFVRVLLGPVANALEALGNRVTPGRSRLATFTSEDQLLSMVDEATELEVIEEAHRDLIHSIFEFNETVVREVMIPRTDMITIEAAATIDAAMGLFLSTGTSRVPVLDGEVDDVTGILYLRDVARVVYERDVNADSLTVAELARPAVYVPDSKKADATLRQMQAESNHLAMVIDEYGGIAGLVTLEDLIEELVGDISDEYDRESIEVEDLGDGHFRVSARLPVDELGELFDLELDDDDVDSVGGLLAKALGRLPIAGSVAGVSGLILTAERIEGRRKRISTVLVERDEALIDAQTAFLGTPDDEGAGHDQNK comes from the coding sequence ATGCTGATCGGGTGGTTTCTAGCGGCGGCGATCTTCTTGATCGCCTTCGCCGGTTTGATGGCTGCCGTCGACGCCGCAATTACCGCGCAGTCTCGGGCCGACATTGCAGGACTGGTGACGACGGCTCGTGCCAAGCTTTCCCTGCGGGCGATAGCAGCCGACATGGGCGCGCACCTCAACGCCATCAACTTCATGCGTATCATCGCGGAAACGACGGCCGCCGTTCTCGTGACGCTGGTCTTTGCGACGAGCATCGAACGGTTGGGACTCGCCCTGCTCCTGTCCGCGTTCATCATGACGGCGGTCTCATTTGTTCTGGTCGGTGCAAGCCCGCGCAGCGTCGGCCGGGCGCATCCGGTCAGGCTGCTGCGCTCAAGCGCGCTCCTCGTGCACTTCGTGCGGGTGCTGCTCGGGCCGGTGGCCAACGCCCTTGAGGCGCTCGGCAATCGGGTGACACCCGGCCGCAGCCGCCTCGCGACCTTCACCTCTGAGGACCAGCTGCTGAGCATGGTCGATGAGGCGACCGAGCTGGAGGTTATTGAAGAGGCGCATCGGGACCTGATCCACTCCATCTTTGAGTTCAACGAAACCGTGGTGCGCGAGGTGATGATTCCCCGCACGGACATGATCACCATCGAGGCCGCCGCCACCATCGACGCGGCCATGGGCCTCTTTCTCAGCACGGGAACGTCGCGGGTGCCCGTCCTGGACGGTGAGGTCGACGACGTCACGGGCATCCTCTACCTGCGCGATGTCGCGCGTGTGGTGTATGAACGAGACGTGAATGCCGACTCGCTCACGGTTGCCGAACTCGCTCGCCCCGCCGTGTATGTGCCCGATTCCAAGAAGGCCGATGCGACCCTGCGGCAAATGCAGGCGGAGTCAAACCACCTGGCAATGGTCATCGACGAATACGGCGGAATCGCCGGGCTCGTCACTCTCGAGGACCTGATTGAGGAGCTGGTCGGTGATATTTCCGATGAGTACGATCGGGAGTCGATCGAGGTTGAAGATCTCGGGGACGGACACTTTCGTGTCAGTGCACGACTCCCGGTTGATGAACTGGGAGAATTGTTTGACCTCGAACTCGACGACGACGACGTGGACTCGGTCGGCGGTCTCCTGGCAAAAGCCCTGGGCCGGCTCCCGATTGCCGGTTCCGTCGCCGGGGTCAGCGGTTTGATCCTCACCGCCGAACGAATAGAGGGTCGGCGAAAGCGCATCAGCACCGTGCTGGTGGAACGAGACGAAGCATTGATTGATGCGCAAACGGCATTCCTCGGGACGCCGGACGATGAAGGAGCAGGTCATGACCAGAACAAATGA
- the era gene encoding GTPase Era — translation MTRTNENPAGAYRAGFVSFVGRPNVGKSTLTNALVGEKVAITSSKPQTTRRAIRGIVHQKNGQLILVDTPGIHKPRTLLGERLNSLVTATLAGVDVIGLCIPANEPIGPGDKFINDQLDAFPRARKVAIVTKIDASSKTNVANQLLAVSQLRDWEAIVPISSTSRIQLDTLSVELLRLLPTAEAPLYPADAVTDETLESRISEYIREAALEGVTDELPHSIAVTIDDIIERDDQELVEIYANLFVERDSQKGIIIGKSGSRLKDVGMRARKEIEPLVGKRVFLSLRVKIAKEWQRDPKQLGRLGF, via the coding sequence ATGACCAGAACAAATGAAAACCCGGCCGGTGCGTACCGTGCGGGGTTCGTCTCGTTCGTGGGGCGCCCCAACGTGGGCAAGTCCACCCTCACCAATGCCCTGGTCGGTGAGAAGGTCGCGATTACGTCGTCGAAACCGCAGACCACCCGCCGGGCCATCCGGGGCATCGTGCACCAGAAGAACGGGCAGTTGATCCTCGTGGACACTCCCGGCATTCACAAGCCCCGCACGCTGCTCGGCGAACGCCTCAACAGCCTGGTGACCGCCACCCTCGCCGGCGTTGACGTCATTGGGCTCTGCATTCCCGCCAATGAGCCCATCGGCCCCGGCGACAAGTTCATCAATGATCAGCTGGATGCTTTCCCGCGGGCACGCAAGGTGGCCATCGTCACGAAGATCGACGCCTCCTCCAAGACCAATGTGGCCAACCAGCTCCTCGCCGTGTCACAGCTTCGGGATTGGGAAGCGATTGTGCCGATATCCTCGACCAGTCGCATCCAGTTGGACACGCTCTCGGTTGAGCTTTTGCGTCTGTTGCCGACGGCCGAAGCGCCACTCTACCCGGCCGACGCCGTGACTGACGAGACGCTTGAGTCCCGCATTTCTGAGTACATTCGGGAGGCAGCGCTCGAGGGCGTGACCGACGAGCTGCCGCACTCCATTGCCGTAACGATCGACGACATCATCGAACGTGATGACCAGGAACTCGTGGAGATCTACGCGAACCTTTTCGTGGAGCGCGATAGCCAGAAGGGCATCATCATCGGCAAGTCGGGCAGTCGACTGAAAGATGTCGGCATGCGGGCGCGCAAGGAGATCGAGCCACTCGTGGGCAAGCGTGTGTTCCTGTCGTTGAGGGTCAAGATCGCCAAGGAATGGCAGCGGGACCCCAAGCAGCTGGGACGCCTGGGCTTCTAA
- the leuA gene encoding 2-isopropylmalate synthase, whose amino-acid sequence MKNNQTASNLPVHRYRPYNEQFAVNLTDRTWPSKRIEVAPRWCAVDLRDGNQALIDPMSPERKRIMFDLLVRIGYKEIEVGFPSASQTDFDFVRSLIDEKAIPDDVTIQVLTQAREPLIKRTYESIKGAKQAIVHLYNSTSVLQRDVVFRQDKQGIIDLALHGARTCRAMEATVPGTTVYYEYSPESFTGTELEFAVDIANQVIEIFEPTAERKVIINLPATVEMATPNVYADSIEWMSRHLAHRENVILSLHPHNDRGTAIAAAELGYLAGADRIEGCLFGNGERTGNVDLVALGVNMFTQGVDPQIDFSNIDEIKRTAEYCNQLPVPERSPWAGDLVFTAFSGSHQDAIKKGFEAMDAEAAAQGCTTNDLVWAVPYLPVDPKDLGRSYEAVIRVNSQSGKGGVAYLLKTDHSLDLPRKLQIEFSGVVQTKTDSEGGEVTSSQIWDIFNDEYLPASVKAPDAKWGRFELFSTRTSSDLAGHVDLAVDLRDGEDVANVTGRGNGPINAFLTVMVERGIQVTLFDYVEHALSAGGDALAAAYVELDVNGKRFWGVGIDEDISTASLKAVVSAVNRGVRSEVGDRELSVV is encoded by the coding sequence ATGAAGAATAACCAGACCGCGTCCAATCTTCCGGTTCACCGCTACCGTCCGTATAACGAGCAGTTCGCTGTGAACCTCACGGACCGCACGTGGCCGTCGAAGCGTATCGAGGTGGCGCCACGTTGGTGCGCCGTCGACCTGCGGGACGGCAACCAGGCGCTCATCGACCCGATGAGCCCCGAGCGCAAGCGCATCATGTTCGACCTGCTCGTGCGCATCGGGTACAAGGAGATCGAGGTGGGCTTTCCGTCCGCCAGCCAGACGGACTTCGACTTCGTGCGTAGCCTGATCGACGAAAAAGCCATCCCCGACGATGTCACGATCCAGGTGCTGACCCAGGCTCGGGAGCCGCTCATCAAGCGCACGTACGAGTCCATCAAGGGTGCGAAGCAGGCCATCGTGCACCTGTACAACTCCACGAGCGTGCTGCAACGCGACGTCGTCTTCCGCCAGGACAAGCAGGGCATCATCGACCTCGCGCTCCACGGAGCCCGAACATGCCGCGCCATGGAAGCGACGGTGCCCGGCACGACGGTGTACTACGAGTACTCGCCGGAGAGTTTCACGGGGACGGAACTCGAATTCGCTGTGGACATCGCCAACCAGGTCATCGAAATCTTTGAGCCCACCGCCGAGCGCAAGGTCATCATCAACCTGCCCGCGACCGTGGAAATGGCCACGCCCAACGTTTATGCCGACTCCATCGAGTGGATGTCGCGCCACCTCGCGCACCGCGAAAACGTGATCCTGTCCCTGCACCCGCACAATGACCGCGGGACCGCGATCGCCGCTGCAGAGCTTGGCTACCTTGCCGGTGCCGACCGCATTGAGGGATGCCTGTTCGGCAACGGGGAGCGCACGGGCAACGTCGACCTCGTCGCGCTGGGCGTGAACATGTTCACCCAGGGCGTTGATCCTCAGATCGACTTCAGCAACATTGACGAGATCAAGCGCACGGCGGAGTATTGCAATCAACTGCCAGTCCCCGAGCGGAGCCCCTGGGCCGGTGACCTGGTCTTCACCGCATTCAGCGGCTCGCACCAGGACGCCATCAAGAAAGGCTTCGAGGCGATGGACGCCGAGGCCGCCGCGCAGGGCTGCACGACGAACGACCTCGTCTGGGCCGTTCCGTACCTGCCCGTTGACCCCAAGGACCTGGGCCGCAGCTACGAAGCGGTCATTCGGGTGAACTCCCAGTCGGGCAAGGGCGGAGTGGCGTATCTGCTCAAAACCGATCATTCCCTCGACCTGCCCCGCAAGCTTCAGATCGAATTCTCCGGCGTCGTCCAGACGAAGACGGACAGCGAGGGTGGCGAGGTCACGAGCTCCCAGATCTGGGATATCTTCAATGACGAGTACCTGCCGGCAAGCGTGAAGGCGCCCGACGCCAAGTGGGGCCGCTTCGAGCTCTTCTCCACGCGCACCTCCAGCGACCTGGCCGGGCATGTCGACCTCGCGGTTGACCTGCGTGATGGGGAAGACGTGGCCAATGTGACCGGCCGGGGCAACGGCCCGATCAACGCCTTCCTCACGGTGATGGTGGAGCGGGGTATCCAGGTCACCCTGTTCGATTACGTCGAGCACGCCCTGTCTGCCGGCGGCGATGCCCTCGCCGCCGCGTATGTGGAACTTGACGTCAACGGCAAGCGGTTCTGGGGCGTTGGCATCGACGAGGACATTTCCACGGCGTCTCTCAAGGCCGTCGTCTCGGCAGTCAACCGTGGTGTGCGCTCCGAAGTGGGCGATCGCGAGCTCAGCGTGGTCTGA
- a CDS encoding acyl carrier protein, with protein MNDMDARAAVHAAIGAVAPDVDTDGLEQSARLRQDLELDSLDFLRLIETIAQSTGVDTPERDYPTVATVGGLIAYVALHG; from the coding sequence ATGAACGACATGGATGCCCGCGCCGCAGTGCACGCGGCGATCGGCGCGGTAGCCCCGGACGTCGACACCGACGGCCTCGAGCAGAGCGCCAGGCTTCGGCAGGATCTTGAACTCGACTCGCTCGATTTCCTGCGACTCATCGAGACGATTGCCCAGTCGACCGGCGTCGACACTCCCGAGCGCGACTATCCGACGGTCGCAACGGTCGGGGGCCTGATCGCATACGTCGCCCTCCACGGCTGA
- a CDS encoding dihydrolipoamide acetyltransferase family protein: protein MGEFRMPSLGADMERGKLIEWLIKPGDYVHRGDVIAAVDTDKTVMDVESFEEGVVSELLVEVGTTVPVGTALAHIVQTPATAAGPSKAGPGQAEPLAPLPPEAPAAAPASAELSPREEPPGFVSPPVRHLAHELGVDTTQLHGTGRNGALTRADVEHASVTPSRQPPPTTPAPAAPHRVRSSPRARRLAAELGVDPADITGTGPQGAVTEADVRRAAELRTSPEPAAPVAGPTPAEAPASAPPAARPPKAVPAAAAAERAASLRRAIGTLMSRSKKTIPHYYLSTTIDLRAALVWMETVNAGRQVAERLVPAALLLKASARAARDVPEMNGFYTDGAFQPNTAVHLGVAVALRQGGMIAPAIHDADTLTVDQLMERLRDLVGRARAGRLQRAEMADSTITVTNLGELGVESVFGVIYPPQVALAGFGRIVEQPWAHNGMLGVRQAVTATLSADHRVSDGLRGGRFLARIDELLQIPEEL from the coding sequence GTGGGTGAATTCCGGATGCCGTCGCTCGGCGCCGACATGGAGCGCGGCAAGCTCATCGAATGGCTCATCAAACCCGGCGATTATGTGCACCGCGGAGACGTGATCGCCGCGGTCGACACTGACAAAACCGTGATGGACGTCGAATCCTTTGAAGAGGGAGTCGTCTCCGAGCTGCTCGTCGAGGTGGGCACGACCGTGCCGGTCGGCACGGCGCTCGCCCACATCGTACAGACGCCGGCCACCGCGGCGGGACCGAGCAAGGCAGGACCGGGCCAGGCAGAGCCGCTCGCGCCGCTCCCGCCGGAGGCACCGGCAGCCGCGCCCGCGTCCGCCGAGCTATCACCCCGCGAGGAACCGCCCGGTTTCGTCTCTCCCCCGGTACGGCACCTCGCCCACGAACTCGGCGTCGACACGACCCAACTGCACGGCACCGGACGAAACGGCGCACTCACGCGAGCGGACGTCGAGCACGCCAGCGTGACACCGAGTCGACAGCCGCCCCCGACGACGCCGGCGCCCGCCGCGCCGCACCGGGTGCGCTCTTCGCCCCGCGCGCGGCGACTCGCGGCCGAGCTCGGCGTCGATCCTGCCGACATCACCGGCACGGGACCGCAGGGAGCCGTGACCGAGGCGGACGTGCGCCGAGCGGCCGAGCTGCGCACATCACCTGAGCCGGCGGCGCCCGTGGCGGGGCCGACTCCCGCGGAGGCGCCCGCTTCCGCACCGCCAGCGGCCCGCCCGCCCAAGGCCGTCCCCGCGGCCGCGGCCGCAGAGCGCGCGGCGAGCCTGCGCCGGGCCATCGGCACGCTCATGTCCCGCTCGAAGAAGACCATCCCGCACTATTACCTGAGCACGACAATTGACCTGCGCGCCGCGCTCGTCTGGATGGAGACCGTCAACGCGGGGCGTCAGGTGGCGGAGCGGCTCGTCCCGGCGGCGCTGCTCCTGAAAGCCTCGGCGCGCGCGGCCCGCGACGTGCCGGAGATGAATGGATTCTATACCGACGGCGCGTTTCAGCCGAACACGGCCGTGCACCTCGGCGTCGCCGTCGCCCTGCGCCAGGGAGGCATGATCGCCCCTGCGATCCACGACGCGGACACGCTGACGGTTGATCAACTCATGGAGCGACTGCGTGACCTCGTCGGGCGCGCGCGCGCCGGGCGTCTCCAGCGCGCCGAGATGGCCGACTCGACAATCACGGTCACGAACCTCGGTGAACTCGGCGTCGAAAGCGTCTTCGGCGTCATTTATCCGCCGCAGGTCGCGCTCGCGGGCTTCGGCCGCATCGTGGAACAACCATGGGCACACAATGGGATGCTCGGCGTGCGCCAGGCGGTCACCGCGACCCTCTCGGCCGACCACCGGGTCAGCGACGGGCTGCGCGGCGGCCGTTTTCTCGCCCGCATCGACGAACTGCTGCAGATACCGGAGGAATTATGA
- a CDS encoding alpha-ketoacid dehydrogenase subunit beta: MKTTYREATRAAIRDALLRDDRVFLMGEDVGMYGGCFAVSLGLLEEFGPERIRDTPLSESGFVGAGIGAALGGMRPIVEIMTVNFSLLALDQIMNNAATLLHMSGGQLNVPLVIRMTTGAGRQLAAQHSHSLEGWYAHIPGLRILTPATLEDARGMLWTALEDPDPVLIFEHATLYNVPGEIDDAAGPVDIDTAAVRRKGSDVSLITYGGTLQLVLDAAEQLAQEGIDAEVLDLRTLRPLDDAAILATVARTHRAVVIDEGWRSGSLAAEVSARITENAFFDLDAPVGRVCSAEVPMPYAKHLEQATLPSLERVLAAAHEAVGTRG; this comes from the coding sequence ATGAAGACCACGTACCGCGAGGCCACCAGGGCCGCGATCAGGGACGCGCTGCTGCGCGATGATCGGGTCTTCCTGATGGGCGAAGACGTCGGGATGTACGGCGGCTGTTTCGCCGTGAGTCTCGGTCTCCTCGAAGAATTCGGCCCGGAGCGAATCCGCGACACCCCGCTCTCGGAGTCCGGGTTCGTGGGCGCGGGAATCGGCGCCGCGCTCGGCGGGATGCGCCCGATCGTTGAAATCATGACGGTTAATTTCAGCCTACTCGCGCTCGACCAGATCATGAACAACGCAGCGACCCTGCTGCACATGTCCGGCGGGCAGCTCAACGTGCCCCTCGTCATCCGGATGACGACGGGAGCCGGTCGCCAGCTTGCGGCCCAGCACTCGCACAGTCTCGAGGGCTGGTACGCGCACATCCCCGGGCTGCGCATCCTCACCCCCGCGACCCTCGAGGACGCCCGCGGAATGCTGTGGACGGCACTCGAGGACCCCGACCCCGTGCTGATCTTCGAACACGCCACGCTCTACAACGTGCCGGGCGAGATCGACGACGCAGCAGGCCCGGTCGACATTGACACCGCCGCGGTGCGACGGAAGGGCAGCGACGTGTCCCTCATCACCTACGGCGGCACACTGCAGCTCGTGCTCGACGCCGCAGAGCAGCTCGCGCAGGAGGGAATCGATGCCGAGGTACTCGACCTGCGCACCCTGCGCCCCCTCGACGATGCCGCGATCCTCGCGACCGTGGCCCGCACCCACCGCGCGGTCGTGATCGACGAGGGCTGGCGCAGTGGCAGCCTCGCCGCAGAGGTGAGCGCGCGCATCACCGAGAACGCCTTCTTCGACCTCGACGCCCCCGTGGGCCGGGTGTGCAGCGCGGAGGTGCCGATGCCGTACGCGAAGCACCTCGAACAGGCCACCCTGCCCTCGCTCGAGCGAGTGCTCGCCGCAGCGCATGAGGCGGTGGGCACGCGTGGGTGA
- the pdhA gene encoding pyruvate dehydrogenase (acetyl-transferring) E1 component subunit alpha produces MTRRAAGADRSLEDADSAPPDHGRTLLQQMLRVRRLEEKCVELYSAAKIRGFLHVYIGEEAVAAGVMATLGAEDAVVATYREHGHALLRGVPATSILAEMYGNQEGCCRGRGGSMHLFDAARRFYGGNAIVAGGLPVAVGLALADKMAGRSRVTACFFGEGAVAEGEFHESLNLAALWQLPVLFCCENNLYAMGTALGRSESQTSIALKAASYEIPAWSVDGMDVLAVEEAARRAVDAIRAGGGPHFLELRTYRFRAHSMFDPERYREKAEVSTWLERDPIEALRTTLESSGKLSDKEWAAIQGEVDAEVAAAVAFADAGTPEPVEELTRFVYSDRGPR; encoded by the coding sequence ATGACGCGCCGGGCGGCCGGCGCCGACCGGTCGCTCGAGGACGCCGACAGCGCACCTCCGGATCACGGCCGGACCCTCCTGCAGCAGATGCTCAGGGTCAGACGGCTCGAAGAGAAGTGCGTCGAGCTCTATAGCGCGGCCAAGATTCGCGGTTTCCTGCACGTCTACATCGGCGAGGAGGCCGTCGCGGCCGGTGTCATGGCAACCCTCGGGGCGGAAGACGCCGTCGTGGCGACCTATCGCGAGCACGGCCACGCGCTCCTGCGTGGCGTCCCGGCCACGTCGATCCTCGCCGAAATGTACGGCAACCAGGAGGGCTGCTGCCGGGGGCGGGGCGGGTCGATGCACCTCTTCGACGCGGCCCGCCGCTTCTACGGTGGCAACGCCATCGTGGCCGGCGGATTACCCGTCGCGGTAGGCCTGGCGCTTGCCGACAAGATGGCGGGCCGTTCCAGGGTCACGGCGTGCTTCTTTGGGGAGGGAGCCGTCGCCGAGGGCGAGTTCCATGAGAGCCTCAACCTCGCCGCCCTGTGGCAGCTGCCGGTGCTGTTCTGCTGCGAGAACAACCTCTACGCCATGGGCACCGCCCTCGGCCGATCGGAATCCCAGACGAGCATCGCCCTCAAGGCAGCCAGCTACGAGATCCCGGCGTGGTCTGTCGATGGGATGGACGTGCTCGCCGTCGAGGAGGCGGCCCGCCGTGCCGTCGACGCGATCCGGGCCGGTGGCGGTCCGCACTTCCTGGAGTTGCGCACCTACCGCTTCCGGGCGCACTCGATGTTCGATCCCGAGCGCTACCGAGAGAAGGCAGAAGTGTCGACCTGGCTCGAACGCGATCCGATCGAAGCGCTGCGCACCACCCTCGAGTCCTCCGGCAAACTCTCCGACAAGGAATGGGCCGCGATCCAGGGGGAGGTCGACGCCGAGGTGGCTGCGGCCGTCGCGTTTGCCGACGCTGGAACCCCTGAGCCGGTCGAGGAACTCACCCGCTTCGTCTACAGTGATCGCGGCCCGCGATGA
- the acsA gene encoding acetate--CoA ligase: MTAGIESSTRWPTIRKHPLALQVQPNLLDYDATCAAFSWDAARSELSGPPDGRGVNIAYEAVDRHANGAGGAKEALRFVRADGTTHSLSYAQLAERTSRFASVLRELGIGRGDRVFSLAGRSPELYTAVLGTLKNASVFCPLFSAFGPEPVRQRLQLGGGRVLITTRALYRKKIVPIRDELPELRHVLLIDAGDEPEPGTLDLATLMQDAPPYGEIAMTQREDMALLHFTSGTTGTPKGAIHVHDAVTAHYATGRFALDLHPDDIYWCTADPGWVTGTSYGVIAPLVHGVTVIVDEEEMNTDRWYRILAEQGVTVWYTAPTALRMLMKAGTERAADYDLSALRFVASVGEPLNPEVVVWGQEAFGQPVHDNWWQTETGGIMISNYAATEIRPGSMGRPLPGIAADLVARDEQGAPLLRDGEVVLVTEPDTVGELALRPGWPSMFRGYLNEEERYRRCFVGGWYLTGDLAKRDADGYYWFVGRGDDVIKSSGHLIGPFEVESSLMEHAAVAEAGVIGIPDAVAGEVVKAFVELRAGWEPSDSLRLDIIGFARKRLGAAVAPRELEFTTGLPKTRSGKILRRLLKARELGLPEGDTSTVEVPR; this comes from the coding sequence ATGACGGCAGGAATCGAATCATCCACTCGCTGGCCCACGATCCGCAAACACCCGCTGGCTCTGCAGGTGCAACCGAACCTCCTCGACTACGACGCGACGTGCGCCGCGTTCTCCTGGGATGCCGCCCGGAGCGAACTGTCCGGGCCGCCCGACGGCCGTGGGGTCAACATCGCGTACGAGGCCGTCGACCGGCACGCAAACGGTGCCGGCGGCGCCAAGGAGGCACTCCGCTTCGTCCGGGCGGACGGCACAACGCATTCGCTCAGTTATGCGCAGCTGGCCGAGCGCACCAGCCGGTTCGCGAGCGTGCTGCGCGAGCTCGGGATCGGCCGTGGGGACCGTGTCTTCTCCCTCGCCGGGCGCAGCCCGGAACTCTACACCGCGGTGCTCGGAACGCTCAAGAACGCGAGCGTCTTCTGCCCACTCTTCTCGGCATTCGGTCCGGAACCCGTGCGTCAACGCCTGCAGCTTGGCGGCGGTCGCGTACTCATCACAACGCGGGCCCTGTACCGCAAGAAGATCGTGCCCATCCGGGACGAACTGCCCGAGCTGCGCCACGTTCTCCTGATCGACGCGGGCGATGAACCCGAGCCGGGCACACTCGATCTGGCGACGCTCATGCAAGATGCGCCCCCCTACGGCGAGATTGCGATGACCCAACGCGAGGACATGGCCCTCCTGCACTTCACGAGCGGCACGACGGGCACCCCGAAGGGCGCGATCCACGTGCACGATGCAGTCACCGCGCACTACGCGACCGGTCGCTTCGCCCTCGACCTGCATCCGGACGACATCTACTGGTGCACCGCCGACCCCGGTTGGGTCACGGGTACCTCCTACGGCGTGATCGCACCGCTCGTGCACGGCGTGACGGTCATCGTCGACGAAGAGGAGATGAATACCGACAGGTGGTACCGCATCCTCGCCGAACAGGGGGTCACGGTCTGGTACACCGCCCCGACCGCGCTCCGCATGCTCATGAAGGCGGGCACGGAGCGGGCCGCCGACTACGACTTGTCCGCCCTGCGCTTCGTCGCGAGCGTGGGCGAGCCGCTCAACCCCGAAGTCGTGGTGTGGGGGCAGGAGGCGTTCGGCCAGCCAGTGCACGACAACTGGTGGCAGACCGAGACCGGCGGAATCATGATCTCAAACTACGCCGCGACCGAGATCCGCCCCGGCTCAATGGGGCGCCCCCTCCCTGGTATCGCGGCTGACCTCGTCGCCCGTGATGAGCAGGGCGCACCTCTGCTGCGGGATGGCGAGGTCGTGCTCGTGACCGAGCCGGATACCGTGGGCGAGCTGGCCCTGCGGCCCGGCTGGCCCTCCATGTTCCGCGGGTACCTCAACGAAGAGGAGCGGTACCGGCGGTGCTTCGTCGGTGGCTGGTACCTCACCGGCGACCTTGCCAAGCGGGACGCCGACGGCTATTACTGGTTCGTGGGCCGCGGCGACGACGTTATCAAGTCCTCCGGCCACCTTATCGGCCCCTTCGAGGTGGAGAGCTCGCTCATGGAACACGCTGCCGTCGCTGAGGCGGGAGTGATCGGCATCCCGGATGCCGTCGCCGGCGAGGTCGTGAAGGCCTTCGTCGAGTTGCGGGCCGGCTGGGAACCCAGCGATTCGCTGCGCCTGGACATCATCGGCTTCGCACGGAAACGGCTCGGCGCCGCCGTCGCGCCGCGTGAGCTCGAGTTCACCACAGGACTGCCGAAGACCCGGAGCGGCAAGATCCTGCGGCGCCTGCTCAAGGCCCGCGAGCTCGGCCTCCCGGAGGGTGACACCTCGACGGTCGAGGTGCCGCGATGA
- the recO gene encoding DNA repair protein RecO, which translates to MPVYRDEAVVLRTHKLGEADRIVTLLTRAHGKVRAVAKGVRRTGSKFGARLEPFMVADVQLYEGRSLDIVTQAESLGSYGALITADYDSYTAASVMVETADKLTESEGSLQQYLLLVGALRSLSRREHGPSLTLDSYLLRAVSMAGWAPSFQDCARCGAGGEHSSIVVQLGGVVCDDCAPPGSPRLDTATIVLLSALLTGDWDHAASTSARTQNQAGGIVAAYTQWHLGRGLRSLEHVTR; encoded by the coding sequence GTGCCTGTCTACCGAGATGAAGCCGTGGTGCTTCGTACCCACAAGCTGGGCGAAGCCGACCGCATCGTCACGCTGCTCACTCGAGCGCACGGCAAGGTGCGGGCAGTTGCCAAGGGTGTACGACGCACCGGGTCCAAGTTCGGAGCACGGCTCGAACCCTTCATGGTCGCCGATGTGCAGTTGTACGAGGGGAGAAGCCTCGACATCGTCACTCAGGCCGAGTCCCTCGGCTCCTACGGCGCCCTGATCACCGCCGACTACGACAGCTACACGGCAGCGAGCGTCATGGTGGAAACCGCGGACAAGCTGACGGAATCCGAGGGTTCCCTTCAGCAATACCTCCTTCTGGTGGGAGCACTACGATCCCTTTCGCGCCGGGAACACGGCCCGAGCCTCACCCTGGACTCGTATTTGCTTCGTGCGGTCTCGATGGCCGGCTGGGCGCCGAGCTTTCAGGACTGCGCCCGTTGTGGGGCAGGGGGAGAGCACTCGTCGATCGTCGTTCAGCTGGGCGGTGTCGTCTGCGACGATTGCGCCCCGCCCGGGTCTCCGCGCCTGGATACCGCCACCATTGTTCTCCTGAGCGCTTTGCTCACCGGCGATTGGGACCATGCCGCGTCCACGAGCGCGCGCACCCAGAACCAGGCGGGTGGCATCGTCGCGGCGTACACACAGTGGCACCTCGGCCGCGGACTACGATCGCTGGAACACGTGACACGATGA